One Dietzia sp. JS16-p6b genomic window carries:
- a CDS encoding glycosyltransferase family 87 protein: protein MQSNGHHSPLPLDEDPRSLSPRDRVRPSDGAGRTVMDAWGGPVGRHAVVGRQRFWTPLRVIMLFAVLFLSLGFFSKAACLVTTSPTDGSEPGLNWTGQQYYKACYADPLPLYAVQGLAAGELPYRYMWVGDDGGVRYMEYPVLSGMFQYVTAQAAQAWHALAPGGPIEVVKYFVLGCVILAFLWMVAVWATYLSAGRRPWDTLLMAASPLIIFQAFTNYDLMAVAFASVALLLWARSRPVWAGVVLGLGVAAKLYPLFLFGALLVVALRRRRLVELGKAVAAAIAAWLAVNLPIMIPFPEGWREFFRLNSDRPANPESIYAVMQTLTGWEGFDAGRAAGEAPATLNAVSLALFALGCVAVLVIGLTARTTPRIAQLAFLIVAVFLLTNKVWSPQYSLWLVPLAVLAVPRARLLVPWMAFDALLWVAHMSYFHGVAEKGIGAETFHPLVLVRDLLVVAICVVVIREIYRPHLDLVRLAHQGTPEGPDPLAGVLADPGEPLVGPPAGADDRGEDRDDDDDESRRVRQKEDTTG from the coding sequence GTGCAGAGCAACGGCCACCACTCCCCGCTGCCGCTGGACGAGGACCCCCGCTCGCTGAGCCCGCGGGACCGGGTACGGCCTAGTGACGGGGCCGGCAGGACGGTGATGGACGCGTGGGGTGGCCCGGTCGGGAGGCACGCGGTCGTGGGACGGCAGCGCTTCTGGACCCCACTGCGCGTGATCATGCTGTTCGCGGTGCTGTTCCTGTCCCTCGGGTTCTTCTCCAAGGCCGCGTGCCTGGTCACCACCAGCCCCACCGACGGGTCCGAGCCGGGACTCAACTGGACCGGTCAGCAGTACTACAAGGCCTGCTACGCCGATCCGCTCCCGCTCTACGCGGTGCAGGGCCTGGCCGCGGGCGAGCTGCCCTACCGGTACATGTGGGTGGGTGACGACGGCGGCGTCCGCTACATGGAGTACCCGGTGTTGTCCGGGATGTTCCAGTACGTCACCGCCCAGGCGGCGCAGGCCTGGCACGCCCTCGCCCCCGGCGGCCCCATCGAGGTGGTCAAGTACTTCGTGCTCGGGTGCGTGATCCTGGCGTTCCTGTGGATGGTCGCCGTGTGGGCGACCTACCTGTCGGCCGGGCGCAGACCGTGGGACACGCTGCTCATGGCGGCCAGCCCGCTGATCATCTTCCAGGCCTTCACCAACTACGACCTCATGGCGGTCGCGTTCGCGTCCGTGGCGTTGCTGCTGTGGGCGCGCAGCAGACCGGTGTGGGCGGGCGTCGTCCTGGGTCTCGGCGTGGCGGCCAAACTCTATCCGTTGTTCCTGTTCGGGGCGCTACTGGTGGTGGCGCTCCGGCGTCGGCGTCTCGTGGAGTTGGGCAAGGCGGTCGCGGCGGCGATCGCGGCCTGGCTGGCGGTGAACCTGCCCATCATGATCCCGTTCCCGGAGGGGTGGAGGGAGTTCTTCCGGCTCAACTCGGACCGGCCCGCCAACCCCGAGAGCATCTACGCCGTCATGCAGACCCTGACGGGCTGGGAGGGGTTCGATGCCGGACGCGCCGCCGGCGAGGCGCCCGCCACCCTCAACGCGGTGTCCCTGGCCCTGTTCGCCCTGGGCTGCGTGGCCGTTCTGGTGATCGGCCTCACCGCGCGCACCACCCCGCGGATCGCCCAGTTGGCGTTCCTCATCGTGGCGGTCTTCCTGCTCACCAACAAGGTGTGGAGCCCGCAGTACTCGCTGTGGCTGGTCCCGCTCGCGGTGCTCGCGGTGCCGCGGGCCAGACTGCTGGTGCCGTGGATGGCCTTCGACGCCCTGCTGTGGGTGGCCCACATGTCGTATTTCCACGGGGTCGCCGAGAAGGGGATCGGGGCGGAGACGTTCCACCCGCTCGTTCTGGTGCGAGACCTGTTGGTGGTGGCCATCTGCGTGGTGGTGATCCGCGAGATCTACCGGCCGCACCTGGATCTGGTCCGGCTGGCGCACCAGGGGACACCCGAGGGCCCGGACCCACTGGCCGGGGTGCTCGCGGACCCCGGGGAACCGTTGGTGGGGCCACCGGCCGGTGCCGACGACAGGGGCGAGGACCGTGACGACGACGATGACGAGTCCCGCCGGGTCCGTCAGAAGGAGGACACCACCGGATGA
- a CDS encoding HemK2/MTQ2 family protein methyltransferase, producing the protein MTQTRLAHIEVDDGVYAPQADSWLLCEALDHADLVAGKRVLDICTGSGILAVETALRGAREVVAFDISPAAVACATRNAERAGVRVDARVGTLADARRAGPFDVVVSNPPYVPSDAPLSGTGPNRAWDAGADGRVVLDELCDLAPDLVAPGGTMLIVHSEFSDPPKTISRLERAGFDARRVASQVVEFGPVMLGYAARLEAAGLLEPGRRMEELVVVRVDRR; encoded by the coding sequence ATGACCCAGACACGGTTAGCGCATATCGAGGTCGATGACGGCGTGTACGCGCCGCAGGCCGACTCGTGGTTGCTCTGCGAGGCGCTCGACCATGCCGACCTGGTCGCCGGCAAGCGGGTTCTCGACATCTGTACAGGAAGCGGGATTCTCGCCGTCGAGACCGCACTGCGCGGCGCGCGGGAGGTCGTCGCCTTCGACATCTCCCCCGCCGCCGTCGCCTGCGCGACCCGCAACGCCGAACGAGCCGGGGTGCGGGTGGATGCGCGCGTGGGAACGCTCGCCGACGCCCGACGGGCCGGGCCGTTCGACGTGGTGGTGTCGAACCCTCCGTACGTCCCCTCGGACGCGCCGCTGAGCGGGACCGGACCCAACCGGGCCTGGGACGCCGGCGCCGACGGGCGGGTGGTCCTGGACGAGCTGTGCGACCTCGCCCCCGACCTCGTGGCCCCGGGCGGGACCATGCTGATCGTGCACTCCGAGTTCTCCGACCCGCCGAAGACCATTTCCCGGCTCGAGCGGGCCGGGTTCGACGCCCGCCGGGTCGCGAGCCAGGTCGTGGAGTTCGGTCCGGTGATGCTCGGGTACGCGGCGCGACTGGAGGCCGCGGGCCTGCTCGAGCCGGGGAGACGAATGGAGGAACTGGTGGTGGTCCGTGTCGACCGCAGGTGA
- a CDS encoding LuxR C-terminal-related transcriptional regulator, whose amino-acid sequence MTATLPFTPTPTPTPTRHANSEPGTRCAAVRDAAVREPTAHGAQHRPASRPELSDREVEVLIAWLACDSKREVTERLFLADSTVSTYIQRVRSKYDAVGRPARTKVRLLVRAVEDGYIGLDDL is encoded by the coding sequence GTGACTGCGACACTCCCTTTCACGCCCACGCCCACGCCCACGCCCACGCGCCACGCCAACAGCGAGCCCGGCACCCGCTGTGCTGCTGTACGCGACGCCGCCGTGCGCGAACCCACCGCGCACGGCGCCCAGCATCGGCCTGCGTCCCGCCCGGAGCTCAGCGATCGCGAGGTCGAGGTGCTGATCGCCTGGCTTGCCTGCGACAGCAAACGGGAGGTCACCGAGCGCCTGTTCCTCGCGGACTCCACGGTCAGCACCTACATCCAGCGTGTGAGGTCGAAGTACGACGCGGTCGGCCGGCCTGCCCGGACCAAGGTGCGACTGCTGGTGCGCGCGGTCGAGGACGGGTATATCGGACTCGACGATCTCTAG
- a CDS encoding PadR family transcriptional regulator, whose translation MLDLAILGLLDERPMHGYELRKRLSEMLGTVRTVSFGSLYPTLRRLRHQGDIVEDATAATATRPPATARRGRKTYRITPVGEATLAALLDSPGASSFTDDGFGVHLAFFDRTPGPARVRLLEGRRRVLEERREGQRDAATRAGPTELRYARQLTLLGLETSERELRWINELIQTENPSQGEHQ comes from the coding sequence GTGCTCGATCTGGCGATCCTCGGGCTGCTCGACGAGCGCCCCATGCACGGATACGAACTGCGCAAACGCCTCTCCGAGATGCTGGGGACGGTGCGCACCGTGTCCTTCGGTTCGCTCTATCCGACCCTGCGTCGCCTCCGGCACCAGGGGGACATCGTCGAGGACGCGACGGCGGCCACCGCCACGCGTCCACCGGCCACCGCACGACGCGGTCGCAAGACCTACCGCATCACCCCCGTCGGCGAGGCGACGTTGGCCGCCCTGCTCGACTCGCCCGGCGCCTCCTCGTTCACCGACGACGGCTTCGGCGTCCACCTGGCCTTCTTCGACCGCACCCCCGGGCCCGCCCGGGTGCGGCTCCTCGAGGGCCGACGGCGCGTCCTCGAGGAGCGCCGGGAGGGCCAACGGGACGCGGCGACACGCGCCGGCCCGACCGAACTGCGCTACGCCCGGCAACTCACCCTGCTGGGCCTCGAGACCAGCGAGCGCGAGCTGCGCTGGATCAACGAACTCATCCAGACAGAGAACCCATCACAAGGAGAACACCAATGA
- a CDS encoding DUF5318 family protein encodes MVDFALRRRGVLADLREGVSALREVCDADVYLLRAAGFHGVETETVCPVCRKENLTEVSWVFGDDLGSASGSARSADEIEQLALTHDAFTVHVVEVCRSCSWNHLIESYEVGLASGEGRRVRRAARDLRRHR; translated from the coding sequence GTGGTGGACTTCGCCCTGCGGCGCCGAGGGGTGTTGGCGGATCTCCGCGAGGGCGTCTCGGCACTGCGGGAGGTGTGCGACGCGGACGTCTATCTCCTGCGTGCGGCCGGGTTCCACGGCGTGGAGACCGAGACCGTGTGCCCGGTGTGCCGCAAGGAGAACCTCACCGAGGTGTCGTGGGTGTTCGGCGACGACCTGGGTTCCGCCTCCGGCTCGGCCCGGAGCGCGGATGAGATCGAACAGCTGGCGCTGACCCACGACGCGTTCACCGTCCACGTGGTGGAGGTGTGCCGCAGTTGCTCGTGGAACCACCTGATCGAATCCTATGAGGTGGGTCTCGCCTCGGGCGAGGGCAGGCGCGTGCGCCGGGCCGCGAGGGACCTACGCCGACACCGCTGA
- a CDS encoding iron-containing redox enzyme family protein has translation MTAAPTQIASPASAPALPVGSGPLSEAVVTALATGRTDGLPDVSADTDPMGRDLQLALYTLYELHYRGFAGVDSDLEWDPELLRLRRALETLFLDHLRGAVEPGDDPVAEMDALSVEATSGTGPSWYFKDEGTWDQLREYFAHRSLYHLKEGDPHAFAIPRLQGQAKASFVAVEFDEFGGGRGERVHQQLWADLMRAADLDPGYLGYLDRVSAATLSTVNLMSLFGLHRSLRGAAIGHFAAIEITSSPGSARLVAGLRRLGAPEECVHFYAEHVEADAVHEQVMRHDVVGDLVNREPHLAADVVFGMRALDHLDEVAAGGMLAAWGRGESSLLP, from the coding sequence ATGACAGCCGCCCCGACCCAGATCGCGTCCCCGGCCTCCGCCCCCGCCCTGCCCGTCGGCAGCGGGCCGCTCTCGGAGGCCGTGGTCACGGCGCTGGCGACGGGCCGGACCGATGGGCTCCCGGACGTCTCGGCGGACACAGATCCGATGGGTCGCGACCTCCAGCTCGCGCTCTACACGCTCTATGAGCTCCACTACCGGGGCTTCGCCGGCGTGGACTCCGACCTGGAGTGGGACCCCGAACTCCTGCGCCTCCGTCGCGCGCTGGAGACCCTGTTCCTCGATCATCTCCGGGGAGCGGTCGAGCCGGGTGACGATCCCGTGGCCGAGATGGACGCACTGTCCGTCGAGGCGACCTCCGGCACGGGCCCGTCCTGGTACTTCAAGGACGAGGGCACCTGGGACCAGCTGCGCGAGTACTTCGCCCACCGGTCGCTCTACCACCTGAAGGAGGGCGATCCCCACGCGTTCGCCATCCCGCGGCTGCAGGGGCAGGCCAAGGCCTCGTTCGTCGCCGTGGAGTTCGACGAGTTCGGCGGCGGGCGCGGAGAGCGGGTCCACCAGCAGCTCTGGGCCGATCTCATGCGGGCCGCCGATCTGGACCCCGGCTACCTGGGGTACCTCGACCGGGTGTCGGCGGCGACGCTGTCGACCGTCAACCTGATGTCACTGTTCGGGCTGCACCGGTCCCTGCGCGGCGCCGCGATCGGGCATTTCGCCGCCATCGAGATCACCTCGTCCCCCGGGTCCGCGCGACTGGTCGCGGGCCTGCGCAGGCTGGGGGCGCCGGAGGAATGCGTGCACTTCTACGCCGAACACGTGGAGGCCGACGCGGTCCACGAGCAGGTGATGCGCCACGACGTCGTGGGGGATCTGGTGAACCGGGAGCCGCATCTCGCGGCGGACGTAGTGTTCGGGATGCGTGCTCTGGACCACCTCGACGAGGTGGCGGCGGGCGGGATGCTGGCCGCGTGGGGCCGCGGGGAGTCCTCGCTGCTGCCCTGA
- the rpsF gene encoding 30S ribosomal protein S6 — MRQYEVMVILDPSLDERTVAPSLDTFLNVIRQEGGSVDKVDVWGKRRFAYEINKQTEGIYAVVQIKSGPDAVKELDRQLGLNENVLRTKVLRADK; from the coding sequence ATGCGTCAATACGAAGTGATGGTCATCCTCGATCCGAGTCTCGACGAGCGCACCGTGGCGCCGTCGCTGGACACGTTCCTCAACGTGATCCGGCAAGAGGGCGGTTCGGTCGACAAGGTCGATGTCTGGGGCAAGCGCCGCTTCGCCTACGAGATCAACAAGCAGACCGAGGGCATCTACGCCGTCGTGCAGATCAAGTCCGGCCCGGACGCGGTCAAGGAGCTGGATCGTCAGCTCGGCCTGAACGAGAACGTGCTCCGCACCAAGGTGCTCCGCGCCGACAAGTGA
- the rplI gene encoding 50S ribosomal protein L9: MKLILTADVDKLGAPGDIVEVKGGYGRNFLLPRGLAIVATPGAERQIESIKRVQEAREVRDSDHANELKQKLESLADVKVAVKTSDTGKLFGSVTAGDVASAIKSAGGPAVDKRAVHMPKEHIKSTGAQSVVVELGHDTTAKVAFEVVPA; encoded by the coding sequence ATGAAGCTGATCCTCACCGCCGACGTCGACAAGCTCGGTGCGCCGGGCGACATCGTCGAGGTCAAGGGCGGATACGGTCGCAACTTCCTGCTCCCGCGCGGGCTGGCCATCGTGGCCACCCCGGGCGCCGAGCGCCAGATCGAGTCCATCAAGCGGGTCCAGGAGGCTCGTGAGGTGCGCGACTCGGACCACGCCAACGAGCTCAAGCAGAAGCTGGAGTCGCTCGCCGACGTCAAGGTCGCCGTCAAGACCTCCGACACAGGCAAGTTGTTCGGTTCGGTGACCGCGGGCGATGTCGCCTCCGCGATCAAGTCGGCCGGGGGGCCGGCGGTCGACAAGCGCGCCGTCCACATGCCCAAGGAGCACATCAAGTCGACCGGCGCCCAGAGCGTCGTCGTCGAACTGGGTCACGACACGACCGCCAAGGTCGCGTTCGAGGTCGTCCCCGCCTGA
- a CDS encoding transglycosylase domain-containing protein — protein MSQSDRTRGGSDGGRDDSAHRRGWFRRHPAWTTLILVVVVLLVIPLVIVGVVYNRTEIPRPGSVATNQISEIYTNDGSTMIGRIVPPEGNRTLVEVDAIPVHVRNAVIAAEDRSFYTNEGYDPTGIGRAVIGQITGESSAGGGSTITQQYVKNTMVGDAPTYERKAKEIIIAAKMTNEWSKDQILGAYLNTIYFGRGAYGIAAASTAYFNKPVENLTIEEGALLAGVIQSPSALDPLNNAVASENRWNYVMDGMRDMGAIDAQQRGAAVFPQVVEDPQAVDQNVGDPTNGAIRRQVLAELAMAGLDEQMLNTRGLRITTTIDPATQEAVVQAARSNMQGERPENRTAVVSIDPRTGGVIGYYGGEDAEGWDYANAPLQTGSTFKIFGVAAALEQGIGLGTQISSAPVTTGNVTVTNVDGQSCGSCSVSLALKMSLNTSFIRLQRMLENGANDVRDMAHRAGVAKEIPGLPWETLTEQGEDPYDGLILGQYPIRVRDMATGLATFAAEGVHRPTHFIEKVETADGEVLLDNSEPEGERVVDADVANNLTSAMEPIAAYSNGHSLAGGRPSAAKSGTTQLGDTGYNKDAWFVGYTPSIATAVWVGTDDNQPLLNAWGGTMYGSGLPADIWKSAMDGALSGTEWESFPTPGYIGGQAGASQWESAGGSGTGTTGGTAGTQQAVPQPSAPPAPAEPAPAPGAPGPLTLNVPGLPEIVIPGAGAPAPAPAPAPAPAPAPAPVPGGGAGGGGTGGGNGAGAGGGGGDAGDGGA, from the coding sequence ATGTCGCAGAGTGACAGGACGCGTGGGGGATCCGACGGGGGTCGGGACGACTCCGCGCACCGGCGCGGCTGGTTTCGACGCCACCCGGCCTGGACGACGCTGATCCTCGTCGTCGTCGTCCTCCTGGTGATCCCGCTCGTGATCGTCGGGGTGGTCTACAACCGCACCGAGATCCCCCGCCCGGGCAGCGTGGCCACCAACCAGATCTCCGAGATCTACACCAACGACGGCTCGACCATGATCGGACGCATCGTCCCACCGGAGGGCAACCGGACCCTGGTGGAGGTCGACGCGATCCCCGTGCACGTGCGCAACGCCGTGATCGCCGCGGAGGACCGCAGCTTCTACACCAACGAGGGGTACGACCCCACGGGCATCGGGCGCGCGGTGATCGGGCAGATCACCGGTGAGTCCAGCGCCGGCGGTGGTTCGACCATCACCCAGCAGTACGTCAAGAACACCATGGTCGGTGACGCTCCCACCTACGAGCGCAAGGCCAAGGAGATCATCATCGCGGCCAAGATGACCAACGAGTGGTCCAAGGACCAGATCCTCGGGGCCTACCTCAACACCATCTATTTCGGCCGCGGGGCCTACGGGATCGCCGCCGCCTCCACCGCGTACTTCAACAAGCCGGTCGAGAACCTCACCATCGAGGAGGGCGCGCTGCTCGCCGGCGTCATCCAGTCCCCCTCCGCCCTGGATCCGCTCAACAACGCCGTGGCCTCCGAGAACCGCTGGAACTACGTGATGGACGGCATGCGGGACATGGGAGCCATCGACGCCCAGCAGCGTGGCGCGGCGGTGTTCCCCCAGGTCGTCGAGGATCCCCAGGCGGTGGACCAGAACGTGGGCGACCCCACCAACGGGGCCATCCGGCGCCAGGTGTTGGCCGAACTGGCGATGGCCGGCCTCGACGAGCAGATGCTCAACACCCGCGGGCTCAGGATCACCACCACCATCGACCCCGCGACCCAGGAGGCGGTGGTCCAGGCCGCCCGCAGCAACATGCAGGGCGAGCGGCCGGAGAACCGCACCGCGGTGGTCTCGATCGACCCCCGCACGGGCGGCGTGATCGGCTACTACGGCGGAGAGGACGCCGAGGGCTGGGACTACGCCAACGCCCCGTTGCAGACCGGCTCGACCTTCAAGATCTTCGGCGTGGCGGCCGCCCTCGAGCAGGGCATCGGTCTGGGCACCCAGATCTCCTCGGCGCCGGTGACCACCGGCAACGTCACCGTCACCAACGTCGACGGCCAGTCCTGCGGGTCGTGCTCGGTGTCCCTGGCGCTCAAGATGTCCCTCAACACCTCGTTCATCCGCCTGCAGCGGATGCTGGAGAACGGGGCCAACGACGTGCGGGACATGGCCCACCGCGCGGGCGTCGCCAAGGAGATCCCCGGACTGCCGTGGGAGACGCTCACCGAGCAGGGCGAGGACCCCTATGACGGCCTGATCCTGGGCCAGTACCCGATCCGGGTGCGCGACATGGCCACGGGCCTGGCCACGTTCGCGGCCGAGGGGGTCCACCGGCCCACCCACTTCATCGAGAAGGTCGAGACGGCCGACGGCGAGGTCCTCCTGGACAATTCGGAGCCCGAGGGGGAGCGGGTGGTGGACGCCGACGTGGCCAACAACCTCACCTCCGCGATGGAACCGATCGCCGCCTACTCCAACGGCCACTCGCTGGCCGGTGGCCGCCCCTCCGCGGCCAAGTCCGGCACCACCCAGCTCGGCGACACCGGCTACAACAAGGACGCGTGGTTCGTGGGGTACACCCCGTCCATCGCCACCGCGGTGTGGGTGGGGACCGACGACAACCAGCCCCTGCTCAACGCGTGGGGCGGCACGATGTACGGGTCCGGACTGCCCGCGGACATCTGGAAGTCCGCGATGGACGGCGCCCTGTCCGGCACGGAGTGGGAGAGCTTCCCGACCCCGGGGTACATCGGCGGACAGGCCGGCGCGTCCCAGTGGGAGTCCGCCGGGGGGTCGGGAACCGGCACGACGGGGGGCACCGCGGGCACCCAGCAGGCCGTTCCCCAACCCAGCGCCCCGCCCGCTCCGGCGGAGCCCGCGCCGGCTCCCGGTGCGCCGGGCCCGCTCACGCTCAACGTCCCCGGGCTGCCGGAGATCGTGATCCCGGGCGCCGGAGCTCCCGCTCCCGCTCCCGCGCCCGCCCCGGCTCCTGCTCCCGCCCCGGCCCCGGTCCCCGGCGGGGGAGCCGGCGGCGGAGGCACGGGCGGTGGCAACGGCGCAGGTGCGGGCGGTGGAGGCGGCGACGCGGGCGACGGTGGGGCCTGA
- a CDS encoding single-stranded DNA-binding protein translates to MAQGDTPITVVGNIVADPELRFTPSGAAVANFRVASTPRRFNSQTNQWEDGEGLFLTCNVWRQAAENVAESLQKGMRVIVNGRLRQRSYETREGEKRTVYEVEVDEVGPSLKYATAKVTRTNREGGGGGFQGGGQQGGGFQSGGQAQGGYGGGQGGGQQNDDPWGSAPRAGGSGGFGGMDDEPPF, encoded by the coding sequence ATGGCACAGGGCGACACCCCCATCACCGTGGTCGGGAACATCGTCGCGGATCCCGAGCTGCGGTTCACGCCGTCGGGTGCCGCGGTGGCGAACTTCCGGGTCGCCTCGACGCCGCGCCGCTTCAACTCCCAGACCAACCAGTGGGAGGACGGCGAAGGCCTGTTCCTCACCTGCAACGTGTGGCGCCAGGCCGCCGAGAACGTGGCGGAGTCCCTGCAGAAGGGGATGCGCGTCATCGTCAACGGTCGTCTGCGCCAGCGGTCGTACGAGACCCGTGAGGGCGAGAAGCGCACGGTGTACGAGGTGGAGGTCGACGAGGTCGGCCCGTCGCTCAAGTACGCCACCGCCAAGGTGACCCGCACCAACCGCGAGGGCGGCGGGGGCGGATTCCAGGGTGGTGGCCAGCAGGGCGGCGGATTCCAGTCCGGCGGCCAGGCGCAGGGCGGTTACGGCGGCGGCCAGGGCGGTGGCCAGCAGAACGACGATCCGTGGGGCAGCGCTCCCCGGGCCGGCGGTTCCGGTGGCTTCGGCGGCATGGACGACGAGCCCCCGTTCTGA
- a CDS encoding inositol-3-phosphate synthase, with product MTDQKVRVAIVGVGNCASSLVQGVEYYKDAAIDQTVPGLMHVKFGDYHVRDVEFVAAFDVDGKKVGMDLAEAITASENNTLALCDVPPTGITVQRGPTLDGLGKYYRQTIEESGAEPVDVVQALRDAEVDVVVSYLPVGSEEADKFYAQCCIDAGVAFVNALPVFIASDPEWAEKFRSAGVPIVGDDIKSQVGATITHRVMAKLFEDRGVALDRTYQLNVGGNMDFKNMLERERLESKKVSKTQAVTSNLEGTLAGKIHDRNVHIGPSDYVEWLDDRKWAYVRLEGRAFGDAPINLEYKLEVWDSPNSAGIIIDAVRAAKIAKDRGIGGPILPASAYLMKSPPEQMADDKARAELEAFIIGA from the coding sequence ATGACCGACCAGAAGGTGCGCGTCGCGATCGTCGGCGTCGGCAACTGCGCGTCCTCGCTCGTGCAGGGCGTCGAGTACTACAAGGACGCGGCGATCGACCAGACCGTCCCCGGGCTCATGCACGTGAAGTTCGGCGACTACCACGTCCGCGACGTCGAGTTCGTCGCCGCGTTCGACGTCGACGGCAAGAAGGTCGGGATGGACCTCGCGGAGGCGATCACCGCCTCGGAGAACAACACCCTCGCGCTCTGCGACGTGCCGCCGACCGGCATCACGGTCCAGCGCGGCCCCACCCTCGACGGCCTGGGCAAGTACTACCGTCAGACCATCGAGGAATCCGGCGCCGAGCCCGTGGACGTGGTGCAGGCCCTGCGGGACGCCGAGGTCGACGTGGTGGTCAGCTACCTGCCGGTCGGGTCCGAGGAGGCGGACAAGTTCTACGCGCAGTGCTGCATCGACGCCGGGGTCGCCTTCGTCAACGCCCTTCCCGTCTTCATCGCCTCCGACCCCGAGTGGGCCGAGAAGTTCCGTTCGGCGGGGGTCCCGATCGTCGGCGACGACATCAAGTCGCAGGTCGGCGCCACCATCACCCACCGGGTGATGGCCAAGCTGTTCGAGGACCGCGGCGTCGCGCTGGACCGGACGTACCAGCTCAACGTGGGCGGCAACATGGACTTCAAGAACATGCTCGAGCGCGAGCGACTCGAGTCCAAGAAGGTCTCCAAGACCCAGGCCGTGACCTCCAACCTCGAGGGCACCCTGGCCGGCAAGATCCACGACCGCAACGTGCACATCGGCCCCTCCGACTACGTGGAGTGGCTCGACGACCGCAAGTGGGCGTACGTTCGCCTCGAGGGACGCGCCTTCGGCGACGCCCCCATCAACCTGGAGTACAAGCTCGAGGTGTGGGACTCGCCCAACTCGGCCGGCATCATCATCGACGCCGTCCGGGCGGCCAAGATCGCCAAGGACCGCGGCATCGGCGGGCCGATCCTGCCGGCGTCGGCGTACCTCATGAAGTCCCCGCCGGAGCAGATGGCCGACGACAAGGCCCGCGCCGAACTCGAGGCCTTCATCATCGGGGCCTGA
- a CDS encoding CDGSH iron-sulfur domain-containing protein: MSTAGDRDARVVRIVPGGPMLVEGPVDLVTDDGARVCSDRFMVAVCTCRRSKTYPLCDTSHRRKIRATSPGSPTDASAGADG; the protein is encoded by the coding sequence GTGTCGACCGCAGGTGACCGCGACGCGCGGGTCGTCCGGATAGTCCCCGGCGGCCCCATGTTGGTCGAGGGGCCGGTCGACCTGGTCACCGACGACGGGGCCCGCGTCTGCTCCGACCGCTTCATGGTGGCGGTGTGCACCTGCCGTCGCAGCAAGACCTACCCGCTGTGCGACACCAGCCACCGTCGCAAGATCCGGGCCACCTCTCCCGGATCCCCTACCGACGCCTCAGCCGGCGCCGACGGCTGA